One region of Exiguobacterium acetylicum genomic DNA includes:
- a CDS encoding carbohydrate ABC transporter permease has product MDVESKKSRWMINLVLVLASIVWLFPIFVMFKESLRINGFDNYIATLQNPNFPTFVFNSFFVAFFMIIISITILAFAAFAFSKLEFAGKRLLFNMVLAGLMLPVASMIVPLFFTLRSFDGLNNHWGLIGAEVAFFLPFGLMLIKGYFDELPNELMEAAYIDGATILEVFFKVMLPLAKPALATALIYAFLNSWNEYLMVLTFMTDPAYQTVTMAPSFFKDALGGDPGKIYASLVLISLPTMIFYIFFQRFFQKGMTAGAVK; this is encoded by the coding sequence ATGGATGTAGAATCTAAAAAAAGCCGCTGGATGATCAACCTTGTATTGGTGCTGGCATCAATCGTCTGGTTATTCCCGATTTTCGTCATGTTCAAAGAGAGTCTCCGAATCAATGGATTCGACAACTATATCGCGACATTACAAAACCCGAACTTCCCAACTTTCGTCTTCAACAGTTTCTTCGTTGCCTTCTTCATGATCATCATCTCGATCACGATTCTGGCATTCGCGGCGTTTGCCTTCTCGAAACTTGAGTTTGCTGGAAAACGTCTGTTGTTCAATATGGTCTTAGCGGGTCTGATGTTACCCGTCGCTTCGATGATCGTGCCATTGTTCTTCACGCTCCGTTCGTTTGACGGACTGAACAATCACTGGGGACTGATTGGAGCGGAAGTTGCGTTCTTCTTACCATTCGGTCTGATGCTCATCAAAGGATACTTTGATGAACTACCGAACGAACTGATGGAAGCGGCGTATATCGATGGGGCGACGATTCTTGAAGTCTTCTTCAAAGTCATGCTACCACTCGCAAAACCAGCGCTCGCAACAGCTTTAATCTATGCGTTCCTTAACTCATGGAACGAATACTTGATGGTTCTTACGTTCATGACGGATCCTGCCTATCAGACAGTGACGATGGCACCAAGTTTCTTCAAGGATGCGCTCGGTGGGGACCCAGGAAAAATCTATGCGTCACTTGTTTTAATCAGTTTACCAACGATGATCTTCTATATCTTCTTCCAACGTTTCTTCCAAAAAGGAATGACGGCGGGTGCAGTAAAATAA